Proteins from one Salinispora arenicola genomic window:
- a CDS encoding excisionase family DNA-binding protein — protein MTRHLTPRWYSPAEVAVLLGFGLSKVKMKIATGELRSIKDGKYRRVLPEWVDEYVREQVQRQEAA, from the coding sequence GTGACCCGACACCTCACCCCACGCTGGTACTCGCCCGCCGAGGTCGCCGTGCTGCTCGGATTCGGCCTGTCCAAGGTCAAGATGAAGATCGCCACCGGCGAGCTGCGCTCCATCAAGGACGGCAAGTACCGCCGCGTCCTGCCCGAGTGGGTCGACGAGTACGTCCGCGAGCAGGTCCAGCGGCAGGAGGCCGCCTGA
- a CDS encoding tyrosine-type recombinase/integrase, translating into MPARTRANGEGSIFPYRNGFAAYVWVTKPDGKRTRKYVYGQTREAVHDKWIKLHQQAKVGPVATRVPTLGDYLTYWHREVVRPNLAPLTCATYETILRLYVIPGLGGKRLDRLQVRDVQTWINEVARACQCCAQGKDARRPELKKRCCALGRCCGDVPSARTVKDDRGVLRSALNHAATEETVTRNAAALVKLPPIRRRRGRAWTSDEARRFLESARADCDPLYAAYVLILVLGLRKGEVLGLTGDTVDLAAGELSIGWQLQRVGGQLLHRETKTQTSDATLPLPDICAAALDLRQQARQADRDQAGIAWQGSPLLFTTRYGTPIEPRNFNRFWDARCARAGVRRITVHDARRTCATLLVDLDVHPRVIMQVLRHAEVSVTMEIYSQASSDATRDALKRLGESLR; encoded by the coding sequence ATGCCCGCCCGCACCCGCGCCAACGGCGAAGGCTCGATCTTCCCCTACCGCAACGGCTTCGCCGCGTACGTCTGGGTCACCAAGCCCGACGGGAAGCGGACCCGCAAGTACGTCTACGGCCAGACCCGGGAGGCCGTCCACGACAAGTGGATCAAACTGCATCAGCAGGCCAAGGTCGGGCCGGTCGCCACCCGGGTGCCGACCCTCGGCGACTACCTGACCTATTGGCACCGGGAGGTCGTGCGGCCCAACCTCGCGCCGCTGACCTGCGCCACCTACGAGACGATCCTCAGGCTGTACGTGATCCCCGGCCTCGGTGGGAAGCGGCTCGACCGGCTCCAGGTGCGCGACGTGCAGACCTGGATCAACGAGGTGGCCCGCGCCTGCCAGTGCTGCGCCCAGGGCAAGGACGCCCGCCGCCCGGAACTCAAGAAGCGTTGCTGTGCGCTCGGCCGGTGCTGCGGTGACGTGCCGTCCGCCCGCACGGTCAAGGACGACCGGGGTGTGCTGCGATCCGCGCTCAACCACGCGGCCACCGAGGAAACGGTTACCCGCAACGCCGCCGCCCTGGTCAAGCTCCCACCGATCCGTCGCCGCAGGGGCCGGGCGTGGACCAGTGACGAGGCGCGTCGCTTCCTGGAGTCCGCGCGGGCCGACTGCGATCCGCTCTATGCCGCGTACGTGCTGATCCTGGTGCTCGGACTGCGCAAGGGTGAGGTGCTCGGCCTCACCGGGGACACCGTGGACCTGGCGGCGGGGGAGTTGTCGATCGGCTGGCAGTTGCAGCGGGTCGGCGGCCAACTGCTGCACCGGGAGACCAAGACGCAGACCTCGGACGCCACGCTCCCGCTGCCGGACATCTGCGCGGCGGCGCTCGACCTCCGCCAGCAGGCGAGGCAGGCCGACCGCGACCAGGCGGGCATCGCCTGGCAGGGCTCGCCGCTGCTGTTCACCACCCGCTACGGGACCCCCATCGAGCCGCGCAACTTCAACCGTTTCTGGGACGCCCGCTGCGCCCGCGCCGGGGTCCGGAGGATCACCGTGCATGACGCCCGGCGTACCTGCGCGACCCTGCTCGTCGACCTGGACGTGCACCCGCGCGTCATCATGCAGGTGCTCCGGCACGCGGAGGTGTCGGTGACGATGGAGATCTATTCGCAGGCGTCGTCGGACGCCACCCGCGACGCGCTCAAGCGCCTGGGCGAGAGCCTGCGTTGA
- a CDS encoding WhiB family transcriptional regulator, whose protein sequence is MGMITDWPSLAACQNGDPDALFVQGAEQNVAKRICRSCPVRYECLADALDNRIEFGVWGGMTERERRALLRRHPQVASWRKMFEAAMKKNAKEKTGKDKVLAATAG, encoded by the coding sequence ATGGGCATGATCACTGACTGGCCGTCACTGGCGGCATGTCAGAACGGGGACCCGGACGCGTTGTTCGTACAGGGCGCCGAACAGAACGTGGCGAAGCGGATCTGCCGAAGCTGCCCAGTCCGGTACGAGTGCCTGGCCGACGCGCTGGACAACCGGATCGAGTTCGGCGTGTGGGGCGGCATGACCGAACGTGAACGGCGGGCACTGCTGCGCCGCCACCCACAGGTCGCCAGCTGGCGCAAGATGTTCGAGGCCGCGATGAAGAAGAACGCCAAGGAGAAGACCGGCAAGGACAAGGTCCTGGCCGCCACCGCCGGTTGA
- a CDS encoding replication initiator — protein MSTLTAGRDAQALRRAAAPDYFGWLEHTRAAGGCTRPIRLTGTLTALEPGTGRVLAEQHTDELPDRTLYKACGNRRAAQCPDCAWVYTGDAFQVVRCGLTGGKTVPATVRAHPVVFATFTAPSFGPVHHRHIPRHTCAHRRRCDCRPAPCRARSTAGTCPHGRPAACFARHDANDPQLGRPLCLDCYDHDHQVVWNHFSGELWRRTKQAIERHLTAVCRRRGIPHVQVVTDSGRIRRVPPVRASHGKVAEMQRRGAVHFHVLLRLDGVDPDDRHALAPPPAGITVDDLDAAVHAATRQITVTTPPHPDRPQGWPIAWREQIDVRRIGTSDGDVTDAKVAAYLAKYATKSTEVTGHCSTRLTPDTVDAYADPEGDHLARLIDACWRLGRPTRHHVTRTARKTEGRQGDLDPTLNEYAGLRRWAHMLGYGGHFLTKARRYSVTFGLLRDTRAAYRRTEHTDTADSDDTAGTVTVGTLAFVGSGWLTDGDALLANTAAAQRRERQRVGREELAHEVWSGVAA, from the coding sequence GTGTCCACCCTCACCGCCGGCCGTGACGCCCAGGCCCTGCGCCGCGCCGCCGCCCCGGACTACTTCGGCTGGCTGGAGCACACCCGCGCCGCCGGAGGCTGCACCCGCCCGATCCGTCTGACCGGCACCCTCACCGCCTTAGAACCCGGCACCGGCCGAGTCCTGGCCGAGCAGCACACCGACGAGCTGCCCGACCGGACGCTGTACAAGGCGTGCGGCAACCGCCGTGCCGCCCAGTGCCCCGACTGTGCCTGGGTCTACACCGGTGACGCCTTCCAGGTCGTCCGCTGCGGTCTGACCGGCGGCAAGACCGTCCCCGCCACCGTCAGGGCGCATCCGGTCGTCTTCGCCACCTTCACCGCGCCGTCCTTCGGCCCGGTGCACCACCGGCACATCCCCCGGCACACCTGCGCCCACCGGCGGCGCTGCGACTGCCGTCCCGCACCCTGCCGCGCCCGGAGCACCGCCGGCACCTGCCCGCATGGGCGGCCCGCGGCCTGCTTCGCCCGCCACGACGCCAACGATCCGCAGCTCGGCCGGCCACTATGCCTGGACTGCTACGACCACGACCACCAAGTCGTCTGGAACCACTTCTCCGGCGAGCTGTGGCGACGCACGAAACAGGCCATCGAACGCCACCTCACCGCAGTGTGCCGCCGACGCGGCATCCCGCACGTCCAGGTCGTCACCGACTCCGGCCGAATCCGGCGGGTGCCTCCGGTGCGGGCGTCCCACGGCAAGGTCGCCGAGATGCAGCGTCGGGGCGCGGTGCACTTCCACGTCCTGCTGCGCCTCGACGGCGTCGACCCGGACGACCGGCACGCCTTGGCGCCGCCACCGGCCGGCATCACCGTCGACGACCTCGACGCCGCCGTCCACGCTGCCACCCGACAGATCACCGTCACCACCCCGCCGCACCCCGACCGCCCGCAGGGCTGGCCGATCGCCTGGCGTGAGCAGATCGACGTGCGCCGCATCGGCACCAGCGACGGCGACGTGACGGACGCCAAGGTGGCCGCCTACCTCGCCAAGTACGCCACGAAGTCCACCGAGGTCACCGGCCACTGCTCCACCCGACTCACCCCGGACACCGTCGACGCCTACGCCGACCCGGAAGGCGACCACCTCGCCCGGCTCATCGACGCCTGCTGGCGACTCGGCCGCCCCACCCGGCACCACGTCACCCGGACAGCCAGGAAGACAGAAGGCCGTCAAGGCGACCTTGACCCCACACTGAACGAGTACGCCGGGCTGCGCCGCTGGGCGCACATGCTCGGCTACGGCGGCCACTTCCTCACCAAGGCCCGCCGCTACTCGGTCACCTTCGGCCTGCTCCGCGACACCCGCGCCGCCTACCGCCGCACCGAGCACACCGACACGGCCGACAGCGACGACACCGCCGGCACGGTCACCGTCGGCACGCTGGCCTTCGTCGGCTCCGGCTGGCTCACCGACGGCGACGCCCTGCTCGCCAACACCGCCGCCGCTCAACGCCGCGAACGCCAACGCGTCGGCCGGGAGGAACTCGCCCACGAGGTGTGGTCGGGGGTGGCGGCGTGA
- a CDS encoding ArsA family ATPase has protein sequence MVPSDNVAPPLDVDRILADPGVRIVVCCGAGGVGKTTTAAALALRAAEEHGRNTVVLTIDPARRLAQSLGLTELDNTPRQVKGIDVESSGGELHAMMLDMKRTFDDVVLQHTDPARAAEIFANPFYAAMSSTFAGTQEYMAMEKLGQLHARGEWDLIVVDTPPSRSALDFLDAPARLARFLDGRMLRLLLAPARSGGRSMFSFVTAGFGMFSKVVQKVLGAQLLTDLSGFVAALDSMFGGFRQRAEQTYRILQARETAFLLVAAPEPDAVREAAYFAGRLQAERMPLAGLVLNRVHRPAVPELGPTDSLAAADRLAGVGGHDGTVEVLRAHAALAQQAVREQRVAARFTAAFPTVPVASVTAQPADVHDIDGLRAIGSVVGRA, from the coding sequence TTGGTGCCTTCCGACAACGTGGCGCCACCGCTGGATGTCGACCGGATCCTCGCCGATCCCGGCGTACGGATCGTGGTCTGCTGTGGGGCGGGTGGGGTGGGCAAGACGACCACCGCCGCCGCGCTCGCGCTCCGCGCCGCGGAGGAGCATGGCCGCAACACGGTGGTGCTCACGATCGACCCGGCACGCCGGTTGGCGCAGTCGCTGGGCCTGACCGAGCTGGACAACACGCCGCGCCAGGTCAAGGGGATCGACGTGGAGTCCAGCGGCGGTGAGCTGCACGCGATGATGCTTGACATGAAGCGCACCTTCGATGACGTGGTGCTGCAGCACACCGACCCGGCGAGGGCGGCGGAGATCTTCGCGAACCCGTTCTATGCGGCCATGAGTTCCACCTTCGCCGGCACCCAGGAGTACATGGCGATGGAGAAGCTCGGGCAGCTGCACGCCCGGGGTGAGTGGGACCTGATCGTGGTGGACACTCCACCGTCCCGCTCGGCGCTGGACTTCCTCGATGCGCCGGCCCGGCTCGCCCGCTTCCTGGACGGCCGGATGCTGCGTCTGCTGCTCGCCCCGGCCCGCTCCGGCGGGCGGAGCATGTTCAGCTTCGTCACCGCCGGATTCGGCATGTTCTCGAAGGTCGTCCAGAAGGTGCTGGGCGCCCAGTTGCTGACTGACCTGTCCGGCTTTGTCGCCGCCCTGGACTCGATGTTCGGCGGTTTCCGGCAGCGAGCGGAACAGACGTACCGCATCCTGCAGGCCCGCGAGACGGCGTTCCTGCTGGTCGCGGCGCCGGAGCCGGACGCGGTCCGGGAGGCGGCGTACTTCGCGGGTCGGCTGCAGGCCGAACGCATGCCGCTGGCCGGTCTGGTGCTCAACCGGGTACACCGTCCGGCCGTGCCGGAACTCGGCCCGACGGACAGCCTGGCCGCCGCGGACCGGTTGGCCGGGGTGGGCGGCCACGATGGCACCGTCGAGGTGCTCCGGGCTCACGCCGCGCTGGCCCAGCAGGCGGTACGCGAACAGCGGGTGGCTGCCCGGTTCACCGCGGCGTTCCCGACCGTGCCCGTGGCGTCGGTGACCGCGCAACCCGCCGACGTCCATGACATCGACGGGTTACGGGCGATCGGTTCGGTGGTCGGCCGCGCGTGA
- a CDS encoding metallophosphoesterase, which produces MRKRTLFRFAAGTAVVGAATLAYASLVERNMFTLRRYEVPVLPADAEPLRILHLSDLHMMPNQRRKQEWVASLAGLDPDLVLVTGDNMAHPDAVPGVLCALQPLLDHPGAFVFGSNDYTGPVWKNPFTYFLPDRGYTEGVTLPYDELRDVFTGAGWADLNNARTTLKAGGRLVELVGVDDPHIERDDYAAVAGPVSPSADLSVALSHSPEPAVLDQIAEDGFNLLLAGHTHGGQVCVPGVGALVTNCGLHRSMAKGLHRWPGSDAWLHVSAGLGTHPTAPVRFACPPEASILTLIPR; this is translated from the coding sequence ATGCGAAAGCGCACACTATTCCGGTTCGCCGCCGGGACCGCCGTCGTGGGTGCGGCAACCCTGGCATACGCGTCGCTCGTCGAGCGCAACATGTTCACTCTGCGGCGGTACGAGGTGCCGGTGTTGCCGGCCGACGCCGAACCGCTGCGCATCCTGCACCTGTCAGACCTACACATGATGCCCAACCAGCGACGCAAGCAGGAATGGGTGGCGTCGCTGGCCGGGCTGGACCCCGACCTGGTCCTGGTGACCGGCGACAACATGGCCCACCCCGACGCGGTCCCCGGGGTCCTGTGCGCACTACAGCCGCTCCTCGACCACCCGGGCGCCTTCGTCTTCGGCTCCAACGACTACACCGGGCCGGTCTGGAAAAACCCGTTCACCTACTTCCTGCCCGACCGCGGTTACACCGAGGGCGTCACGCTGCCCTACGACGAACTACGAGACGTCTTCACGGGTGCCGGCTGGGCCGACCTGAACAACGCCCGAACCACACTCAAGGCCGGCGGACGGCTCGTGGAACTGGTCGGGGTGGACGACCCACACATCGAGCGGGACGACTACGCCGCGGTCGCCGGCCCGGTCTCACCCTCAGCCGACCTGTCGGTCGCCCTCAGCCACTCCCCGGAGCCAGCCGTGCTGGACCAGATCGCCGAGGACGGGTTCAACCTGCTGCTCGCCGGGCACACGCACGGAGGCCAGGTCTGCGTACCGGGGGTTGGGGCACTGGTGACGAACTGCGGGCTGCACCGGTCGATGGCCAAGGGCCTGCACCGCTGGCCCGGCTCGGATGCCTGGCTGCACGTCTCGGCCGGCCTCGGCACCCATCCGACGGCGCCGGTGCGCTTCGCCTGCCCGCCCGAGGCGAGCATCCTGACCCTTATCCCACGCTGA
- a CDS encoding GatB/YqeY domain-containing protein, which translates to MGTLKDRLTVDMRTALKARDEVTTSTLRMALAAVGAAEVAGRAKRELGDEEVLAVLAKEAKKRREAAAAFAEAGRGEQAAKETAEGAVLERYLPSQLSDDELAEAVAAALTAGGFTGMAQMGPAMKAAQSAVAGRAAGGRVAAEVRRQLAG; encoded by the coding sequence ATGGGTACGTTGAAGGACCGCCTCACCGTGGACATGCGTACCGCGCTGAAGGCGCGTGACGAGGTGACCACCTCCACTCTGCGGATGGCGCTGGCGGCGGTCGGCGCGGCCGAGGTCGCTGGCCGGGCCAAGCGTGAGCTTGGTGACGAGGAGGTGCTCGCCGTGCTGGCCAAGGAGGCGAAGAAGCGTCGGGAGGCGGCTGCCGCCTTCGCCGAGGCCGGCCGGGGTGAGCAGGCCGCGAAGGAGACCGCTGAGGGCGCGGTGCTGGAGCGCTATCTGCCGAGTCAGCTCTCCGACGACGAACTGGCGGAGGCGGTTGCGGCAGCCCTGACCGCGGGTGGTTTCACCGGTATGGCCCAGATGGGTCCGGCGATGAAGGCCGCCCAGTCCGCGGTGGCCGGCCGGGCCGCGGGGGGCCGGGTCGCCGCCGAGGTACGCCGTCAACTCGCCGGCTGA
- a CDS encoding penicillin-binding protein yields MRKRDHSMLTNAASLLICGLLAGVVVAAAAFPAVALSGLAAKAGSETFDALPTELAVGPGPQMSRLLAADGKTPLATMYDENRRDINKIDDVAPAMRKAIIAAEDHDFYEHNGVDLNGVARAFVNNSQEGSYQQGASTLTMQYVRLAIAYSATHPADVVAATEDTNARKLREMRYAVQIENEFSKDEILLRYLNIASFGNGAYGIYAASQVYFAKSPSKLTISEAALLAGLVKAPSTLDPTTRSGYPQALARRDYVLDNMLEISAITADEAEKAKASQPKIVGKRAPNGCVDTNTKEWGFFCDYFYRWWMTQEAFGSTTYDRERRLKSGGFTIITTMEPQVQKAADQAARRNLSANSKAARMLAVVEPGTGRVRALATNRNYKLDDPNNPANKPHSDPKQRKNGRLGNYPNTVNPLLSGGDGISGYQAGSTFKIFTIVAALEKGIPLSHTINAERQFRSEYIVGENGSAACKNTHFYCPTNASDSMVGVHNMWSAFGRSVNTYFVPLQQQVGAENVVEAAQKLGITFRDQQDFNRAEDKDRAHQWGPFTLGVSQTTPLDLANSYATLAAEGLYCEPIPVQEIRDPEGNKLDIADPRCEQRISTEVARAAVDAARCPVGDRSSTSRCAGATARNVRGVVDAPVAGKSGTTDKDKTASLVAMTKQYSVAGIMADPDWPQTTQRMGHNEPKGINPPVYETLRDAMKGKPRIDFTPPGDKLRYGDQRRIPNVKCISVEKAKSRISGAGFVAVVGRNQVESNCPAGTAAGTSPDGRTAKGSVVTIKVSSGPAPEPTTTPEGRPGGRPTERPTD; encoded by the coding sequence ATGCGGAAACGTGACCACAGCATGCTGACCAACGCCGCATCGCTACTCATCTGCGGCCTACTGGCCGGAGTAGTGGTCGCCGCGGCGGCCTTCCCCGCAGTGGCGCTGTCCGGACTGGCCGCGAAGGCCGGCTCCGAGACCTTCGACGCCCTACCCACCGAGCTGGCCGTGGGCCCCGGGCCCCAGATGAGCCGCCTCCTCGCCGCTGACGGCAAGACACCACTGGCCACCATGTACGACGAGAACCGGCGCGACATCAACAAGATCGACGACGTCGCACCGGCCATGCGGAAGGCGATCATCGCCGCCGAGGACCACGACTTCTACGAGCACAACGGCGTCGACCTGAACGGCGTCGCCCGCGCCTTCGTCAACAACAGCCAGGAGGGCTCCTACCAGCAGGGCGCCTCCACGCTGACGATGCAGTACGTCCGACTCGCCATCGCCTACTCGGCGACCCACCCGGCCGACGTGGTCGCGGCAACCGAGGACACCAACGCCCGCAAGCTGCGCGAGATGCGCTACGCCGTGCAGATCGAGAACGAGTTCTCCAAGGACGAGATCCTGCTGCGCTACCTCAACATCGCCTCGTTCGGCAACGGCGCGTACGGCATCTACGCCGCCAGCCAGGTCTACTTCGCCAAGTCGCCGAGCAAACTCACCATCTCCGAGGCAGCACTGCTCGCCGGCCTGGTCAAAGCGCCCAGCACGTTGGACCCGACCACCCGCAGCGGCTACCCGCAGGCCCTGGCCCGGCGCGACTACGTGCTCGACAACATGCTCGAGATCAGCGCCATCACCGCGGACGAGGCCGAGAAGGCCAAAGCCAGCCAGCCGAAGATCGTCGGCAAGCGGGCACCGAACGGCTGCGTCGACACCAACACCAAGGAGTGGGGGTTCTTCTGCGACTACTTCTACCGCTGGTGGATGACGCAGGAGGCCTTCGGCTCCACCACGTACGACCGCGAGCGGCGCCTCAAGAGCGGCGGCTTCACCATCATCACCACGATGGAGCCCCAGGTCCAGAAGGCCGCCGACCAGGCGGCGCGGAGGAACCTCTCCGCCAACAGCAAGGCCGCGCGGATGCTCGCGGTGGTCGAGCCCGGCACCGGACGGGTCCGCGCACTGGCGACCAACCGCAACTACAAGCTCGACGACCCGAACAACCCCGCCAACAAGCCACACAGCGATCCGAAGCAGCGGAAGAACGGCAGACTGGGCAACTATCCGAACACCGTCAACCCGCTCCTCAGCGGCGGTGACGGCATCAGCGGATACCAGGCCGGCTCGACCTTCAAGATCTTCACCATCGTGGCGGCGCTGGAGAAGGGCATCCCGCTCAGCCACACCATCAACGCCGAAAGGCAGTTCCGGTCCGAATACATCGTCGGCGAGAACGGCTCGGCGGCCTGCAAGAACACTCACTTCTACTGCCCGACCAACGCGAGCGACAGCATGGTCGGCGTGCACAACATGTGGAGCGCGTTCGGTCGCTCGGTGAACACCTACTTCGTCCCCCTGCAGCAGCAGGTGGGCGCGGAGAACGTGGTCGAGGCCGCCCAGAAGCTCGGCATCACCTTCCGGGACCAGCAAGACTTCAATCGGGCGGAGGACAAGGACCGAGCCCACCAGTGGGGCCCCTTCACTCTCGGCGTCTCCCAGACCACGCCGCTGGACCTGGCCAACTCGTACGCCACCCTCGCCGCCGAAGGGCTGTACTGCGAGCCGATCCCGGTGCAGGAGATCCGCGACCCAGAAGGCAACAAGCTCGACATCGCCGACCCGCGCTGTGAACAGCGGATCAGCACCGAGGTGGCTCGTGCCGCCGTCGACGCCGCCCGCTGCCCGGTCGGCGACCGCTCGTCCACGTCGAGGTGCGCCGGCGCGACCGCCCGCAACGTGCGGGGCGTCGTCGACGCCCCGGTCGCCGGCAAGTCCGGCACCACCGACAAGGACAAGACCGCCTCCCTGGTCGCGATGACCAAGCAGTACTCGGTCGCCGGCATCATGGCCGACCCGGACTGGCCGCAGACCACCCAGCGGATGGGCCACAACGAGCCCAAGGGCATCAACCCACCGGTTTACGAGACGCTGCGCGACGCCATGAAGGGCAAACCCCGCATCGACTTCACCCCGCCGGGTGACAAACTCCGCTACGGGGACCAGCGGCGGATCCCGAACGTCAAGTGCATCAGCGTGGAGAAGGCAAAGTCTCGCATCTCGGGCGCCGGATTCGTGGCGGTCGTCGGCCGGAACCAGGTCGAGTCGAACTGTCCGGCCGGCACCGCCGCCGGGACCAGCCCGGACGGTCGCACCGCCAAGGGCAGCGTCGTCACCATCAAGGTCAGCTCCGGTCCCGCTCCAGAGCCGACGACAACGCCGGAAGGGCGACCCGGAGGCAGACCAACGGAACGTCCCACCGACTGA